The Chitinophagales bacterium genome contains a region encoding:
- the clpX gene encoding ATP-dependent Clp protease ATP-binding subunit ClpX, with the protein MSKHVNTNSCSFCGKQKKDTLLLVSGLNANICDSCIKQADLILNESLSKTNPVSYNFNLSKDLKPKKIAEFLDQYVIGQDEAKKVIAVAVYNHYKRLNQNKSDDVEIEKSNIMLVGRTGTGKTLLAKSIARFLHVPFTIVDATVFTEAGYVGEDVESILSRLLQACDYDVKAAERGIIYIDEIDKIARKSDNPSITRDVSGEGVQQAMLKLLEGTEALVPPEGGRKHPEQKMVKINTNNILFICGGAFDGIEKSIAGRLNTSVLGFRSAEHKSGAIDKENLLQYIAPQDLKSFGLIPELIGRIPVLSHLDPLDEVALYNILTEPKNALVKQYKKLFELEGIDLTFPKDTLQFIAHKAYEFKLGARGLRSICEAIMTDAMFELPSEEAVEFTVNLSYAKEKLNKSKLNKLIKVA; encoded by the coding sequence ATGTCAAAGCACGTCAATACAAATAGTTGTTCATTTTGTGGTAAACAAAAGAAAGATACTCTATTATTGGTATCCGGATTAAATGCCAATATTTGTGATTCGTGCATAAAACAGGCAGACTTAATTTTAAACGAAAGTTTAAGTAAAACAAACCCGGTTTCGTACAATTTTAATCTATCAAAAGATTTAAAACCAAAGAAAATAGCTGAATTTTTAGACCAATATGTAATAGGTCAAGATGAAGCAAAAAAAGTTATAGCCGTAGCTGTTTACAATCATTACAAGCGTTTAAACCAAAATAAAAGTGATGATGTAGAGATTGAAAAATCTAACATTATGTTAGTTGGACGAACAGGTACAGGGAAAACACTTTTAGCTAAGTCAATAGCCCGTTTTTTACATGTACCATTTACCATAGTAGATGCTACTGTTTTTACCGAAGCAGGATATGTAGGCGAGGATGTAGAAAGTATTTTATCGCGTTTATTGCAAGCCTGCGATTATGATGTAAAAGCAGCAGAAAGAGGCATTATTTATATAGATGAGATAGACAAAATAGCCCGAAAATCTGACAACCCTTCTATAACAAGAGATGTAAGTGGCGAAGGCGTGCAGCAAGCCATGCTAAAACTATTAGAAGGTACAGAAGCTTTAGTTCCACCGGAAGGAGGCAGAAAACACCCCGAGCAAAAAATGGTAAAGATAAATACCAACAATATTTTATTCATTTGTGGTGGTGCTTTTGATGGTATAGAAAAAAGCATAGCAGGCAGATTAAATACTTCTGTATTAGGTTTCCGCTCGGCTGAACATAAAAGTGGTGCTATAGATAAAGAAAACTTACTGCAATACATTGCACCGCAAGATTTAAAATCTTTTGGTTTAATACCAGAGCTAATTGGGCGTATTCCGGTGCTTTCTCATTTAGATCCTTTAGATGAAGTAGCTTTATATAATATACTAACCGAGCCAAAAAATGCTTTGGTAAAACAGTATAAAAAATTATTTGAATTAGAAGGAATAGATTTAACTTTCCCAAAAGATACTTTACAATTTATAGCTCACAAAGCCTATGAGTTTAAATTAGGAGCCAGAGGCTTGCGTTCTATTTGCGAAGCTATTATGACAGACGCCATGTTTGAACTTCCAAGCGAAGAAGCCGTAGAATTTACAGTAAACCTATCTTACGCAAAAGAAAAACTTAACAAATCTAAGTTGAATAAGTTGATAAAGGTAGCGTAA
- a CDS encoding ATP-dependent Clp protease proteolytic subunit, with translation MKNFEKELRDYTVKHRGVSSSFYDDYTSVHNYMITPNIIEERKMNAVAMDVFSRLMMDRIIFLGVPINDDVANIITAQLLFLESLDSKSDVQIYINSPGGGVYAGLGIYDTMQYINPDVATICTGMAASMGAVLLTAGTKGKRTALKHSRVMIHQPLGGAGGKASDVQITINEIRKIKKELYDILSEHSGQPYEKIEKDSDRDYWMRAEEAKEYGLIDEVLIRK, from the coding sequence ATGAAAAATTTTGAAAAAGAACTAAGAGATTATACGGTTAAGCATCGTGGTGTAAGCAGTTCATTTTATGATGATTATACATCTGTACACAACTATATGATAACGCCTAACATTATAGAAGAGCGTAAGATGAATGCCGTGGCAATGGACGTTTTTTCTCGTTTAATGATGGACAGAATAATCTTTTTAGGCGTGCCTATTAATGATGATGTAGCTAATATTATAACAGCACAGTTGTTATTTTTAGAATCGTTAGACAGCAAAAGTGATGTGCAAATATACATTAACAGCCCCGGTGGCGGTGTGTATGCCGGTTTAGGCATTTACGATACTATGCAGTATATAAATCCCGATGTAGCCACTATATGCACAGGCATGGCAGCTTCTATGGGAGCGGTGCTTTTAACTGCCGGTACCAAAGGCAAAAGAACAGCACTAAAACACAGCCGAGTTATGATACATCAACCTTTAGGTGGTGCAGGAGGAAAAGCAAGTGATGTACAAATAACCATAAATGAAATAAGAAAAATTAAGAAAGAACTTTACGATATTTTAAGCGAACACAGCGGACAACCGTATGAAAAAATAGAGAAAGACTCAGACAGAGATTATTGGATGCGTGCCGAAGAAGCTAAAGAATATGGTTTAATAGATGAAGTTTTAATTAGAAAATAA
- the tig gene encoding trigger factor — translation MKITQENLDSLNAIIKLEVKQSDYLPKIDEALKSYRKKVDIKGFRKGNVPMGMVRKMYGNQVLADTVNDVLHHAVNDYIVDNKLDILGNPLPKDGQQFDITIDTTKDFDFEYEIGLAPDFKLDYLEKTPTLEREVIKIDKKLLDEEVERLQKRYGKVEPVVGKMEDDDMLTVLFEELDEEGNVKEEGIKHSAPIALDMIKDAKIQKAVKKLKKDESIEIDDLATAFDKPKDQTAKQLLGLELTPENLPKVKATLQQVKRVIPAEINEEFLQNVYGKNTEIKTEEDLRKHIEEDIAKYFDSQSDSKLYNKLAEELIEKTKMDFPDTFLKRWIKLTNEKPISDEQLEEEYPGFAKNLKWSLIVKKVSKENNVDVSMEEVRQRTADQIRQQMMQYGLTDLPDAEMKNFVDNMMSRKDHASQTRETLLEEKLFDYFKKQIKTKDKKVTLEEFQQQGNK, via the coding sequence GTGAAAATCACGCAAGAAAACTTAGACAGCTTAAATGCTATTATCAAATTAGAAGTTAAACAATCCGATTACTTACCCAAAATAGATGAAGCCCTTAAAAGCTACCGTAAAAAAGTAGATATTAAAGGTTTTAGAAAAGGAAATGTACCTATGGGAATGGTTCGCAAAATGTATGGCAACCAAGTTTTAGCCGATACCGTAAATGATGTTTTGCACCACGCTGTTAACGATTATATAGTAGATAACAAATTGGATATATTAGGAAATCCACTACCTAAAGACGGGCAACAGTTTGATATTACCATAGATACAACAAAAGACTTTGACTTTGAATACGAAATAGGTTTAGCTCCAGACTTTAAATTAGATTATTTAGAAAAAACACCTACGCTTGAAAGAGAAGTAATAAAAATAGATAAAAAACTATTAGATGAAGAAGTAGAACGCTTGCAAAAACGCTACGGAAAAGTAGAGCCTGTAGTAGGCAAAATGGAAGATGACGATATGCTTACTGTTCTTTTTGAAGAACTTGATGAAGAAGGTAATGTAAAAGAAGAAGGAATTAAACACTCCGCTCCTATTGCTTTAGATATGATAAAAGATGCTAAAATTCAAAAAGCAGTAAAAAAGCTAAAGAAAGATGAAAGCATAGAAATTGACGATTTAGCTACCGCTTTTGACAAGCCAAAAGACCAAACGGCTAAGCAACTTTTAGGCTTAGAATTAACACCCGAAAATTTACCAAAAGTTAAAGCTACGCTACAGCAAGTTAAACGAGTTATTCCTGCCGAAATTAATGAAGAGTTTTTACAAAATGTTTATGGCAAGAATACTGAAATAAAAACAGAAGAAGATCTTAGAAAACATATAGAAGAAGATATAGCTAAATATTTTGACAGCCAAAGCGACAGCAAACTTTACAATAAATTGGCAGAAGAGTTGATAGAAAAAACAAAAATGGATTTTCCCGATACTTTTTTAAAGCGTTGGATAAAATTAACAAACGAAAAACCAATTTCTGATGAACAATTAGAAGAAGAATATCCGGGTTTTGCTAAAAACTTAAAATGGAGTTTAATAGTTAAAAAAGTTAGCAAAGAAAATAATGTAGATGTTAGCATGGAAGAAGTTCGCCAAAGAACTGCCGACCAAATACGCCAACAAATGATGCAATACGGTTTAACAGACCTTCCGGATGCTGAAATGAAAAACTTTGTGGATAATATGATGTCAAGAAAAGACCATGCTTCGCAAACAAGAGAAACTTTACTTGAAGAAAAATTGTTTGATTACTTTAAGAAACAAATAAAAACTAAGGATAAAAAAGTTACCTTAGAGGAGTTTCAACAACAAGGAAACAAATAA
- a CDS encoding tail fiber domain-containing protein: MKIKKIFIWIPVLFGILIVNSCKDGDDNNVKTEICNNGLDDDGDGQIDCDDSDCANYSGCLAVSDFRLKNNIATLNYGLDEILQLDAKIYTYKTDNNIKRMGFIAQDVQKIMPELVSKNKTDDYLNFKYMDLIAVLVNAVQEQQEIIEANQQQIEVLTAQIENQKVVN, encoded by the coding sequence ATGAAAATCAAAAAAATATTTATTTGGATACCCGTGTTATTCGGTATTCTCATTGTCAATTCTTGCAAAGATGGTGATGACAATAATGTTAAAACCGAAATATGTAATAATGGGTTAGACGATGATGGAGATGGACAAATTGATTGCGATGACAGTGATTGTGCAAATTATAGTGGCTGTTTAGCAGTTTCAGACTTTAGATTAAAGAATAATATTGCTACTTTAAATTATGGTTTAGATGAAATATTGCAGTTAGATGCAAAAATATACACCTATAAAACGGACAATAATATAAAACGAATGGGGTTTATAGCACAAGACGTGCAAAAAATTATGCCAGAATTGGTAAGTAAAAACAAAACAGATGATTATCTCAATTTTAAATATATGGATTTAATAGCCGTATTGGTAAATGCTGTTCAAGAACAACAAGAAATAATAGAAGCCAATCAACAGCAAATAGAAGTACTTACAGCACAAATTGAGAATCAGAAAGTAGTAAATTAG
- a CDS encoding T9SS type A sorting domain-containing protein, with translation MKWIFKFLIVFSNINFVFAQNWLPIDTAKVYNYISDSSDYITRSIAATQNGDTTFFETIVDSCYYCANISQSDTFLLKRPDFFGYFMFNQFDTSFIFYGYDTITIKPHKDIGESWSYTSNITATVYDKDLQLIGTQQDSIKIIVLSNYDTLLLSKSYGIIKYPYLYKNKTYIQVGIDNLYGIQNITFWNVFDFNIGDIFQYYESQGDADYISNYNYFKRIHIIDKTILINGYRYIVNIKLKTEHETFYQGYHHTETIYNEYEDTIFYYIENDSLLNKPTGSWFNIDFNYYPNSILIASFYDLDESGTLKKIIDIPPSLGNFHPYNGFLIPINQNQCVLQDFERRIEYGLNIGMVLNKGAFFESGFTKELIGYYKGIDTVGTIYNDDFYTSIKNVALENMAISFYPNPTQNQLSIKNKENKTLNISLINAFGQEVYSSTINESTTINTQSFSKGIYILRVCTEQGICGSDKVLIE, from the coding sequence ATGAAATGGATTTTTAAGTTTCTGATTGTGTTTTCAAACATAAATTTTGTCTTTGCACAAAATTGGTTGCCTATAGATACTGCTAAAGTTTATAACTACATATCTGACAGTAGTGATTATATAACAAGATCTATAGCTGCTACTCAAAATGGCGATACTACTTTTTTTGAAACTATTGTGGATTCATGTTATTACTGTGCTAATATTAGTCAGTCCGACACTTTTTTATTAAAAAGACCTGATTTCTTTGGATATTTCATGTTTAATCAGTTTGATACTTCTTTTATATTTTATGGCTATGATACTATTACTATTAAACCACATAAGGATATCGGAGAAAGTTGGTCATATACCTCTAATATTACTGCCACAGTTTATGATAAAGATCTGCAATTGATAGGTACACAACAAGACTCAATAAAAATAATAGTTTTGAGTAATTATGATACCCTTTTACTATCAAAGTCCTATGGAATAATCAAATATCCCTATTTATACAAAAACAAAACATACATTCAAGTTGGTATTGATAATTTATATGGAATCCAAAACATAACATTTTGGAACGTGTTTGACTTTAACATTGGAGATATTTTTCAATACTATGAATCACAAGGAGATGCTGACTACATTAGTAACTATAATTATTTCAAGAGAATACACATTATAGATAAAACCATATTAATTAATGGATATAGATACATTGTTAATATAAAATTAAAAACTGAGCATGAAACTTTTTATCAAGGTTATCATCACACTGAGACTATCTACAATGAATATGAAGATACTATATTTTATTATATAGAAAATGATTCTTTATTAAATAAACCTACAGGAAGTTGGTTTAACATTGATTTCAACTATTATCCAAATTCTATTTTGATAGCATCTTTTTATGATTTAGATGAATCGGGAACATTAAAGAAAATAATAGATATTCCTCCATCTTTAGGTAATTTTCACCCATATAATGGTTTTTTAATCCCTATAAACCAAAACCAATGTGTTCTACAAGATTTTGAAAGACGAATAGAATATGGACTAAACATAGGAATGGTGTTAAATAAAGGGGCTTTTTTTGAATCGGGTTTCACAAAAGAACTAATAGGCTACTACAAAGGTATAGATACTGTAGGCACAATTTATAATGATGATTTTTATACAAGTATAAAAAATGTAGCACTTGAAAATATGGCCATTTCTTTCTACCCCAACCCTACCCAAAACCAATTAAGTATAAAAAACAAAGAAAACAAAACACTAAACATAAGCCTAATTAATGCTTTTGGACAAGAAGTGTATAGCTCTACAATAAATGAAAGCACCACCATTAACACTCAATCTTTCAGTAAAGGCATTTATATTTTAAGAGTGTGTACAGAGCAAGGCATTTGTGGTTCTGATAAAGTGCTGATTGAATAA
- a CDS encoding bifunctional (p)ppGpp synthetase/guanosine-3',5'-bis(diphosphate) 3'-pyrophosphohydrolase, producing MPETRDITLTEAEKKEILKEYRLLIKNASPHLKKGDKERVRRAFEMAIEAHAGMRRKSGEPYIYHPIAVARIVSEEIGLAATSIICALLHDTVEDTELTLEDIEQAFDKDTAKIVDGLTKISGVFDVNTSGQAENFRKLLLTLTDDIRVVMVKLADRLHNMRTLGSMPKEKQLKIASETEYLYAPIAHRMGLYAVKTELEDLAMKYRVPDVYKMIATKLNETKRSRARYINNFIGPLKDLLDKTGLKLEIYGRPKSIHSIWRKMEKQKVNFEQVYDLFAIRIIIDSDEKHEKSDCWNVYSIITDLYRPNPNRLRDWISNPKSNGYEALHTTVIGPNGKWVEVQIRSKRMHEIAEKGVAAHWKYKEGGVQVDDGIDQWLASIQSLLNDKEQNALEMVNNVKMNLFSAEIFVFTPKGDLKRLKRGSTALDFAYDVHSAIGNACIGAKVNQRLVPLSYELKTGDQIEILTSKKQKPSEDWLSFVATGKAKNAIRKAVNEEIRRVAEDGKQILERKLKQLKINNTEDNYWTLTNYFKYNSPIDFFVAVSRNKIRIGDFKNLEVAHGVVKLPKPKIEPKKEKFEEAVTRTLSKNAELTIMGQSSDDLEYSFAKCCSPIPGDEVFGFITINDGIKIHRTNCPNAVQLMSKYSYRIVKTKWNTEREVAYLTGLKLHGIDSMGIISQVSKIITNNMHINMKSISFESKDGIYEGTIMLYVTDSEQLDNVIAQMKAIEGLVSVSRFEIEEDM from the coding sequence ATGCCGGAAACCAGAGACATAACATTAACCGAAGCAGAGAAAAAAGAAATTCTTAAAGAGTACAGATTGCTGATTAAGAACGCTTCTCCACACCTAAAAAAAGGCGATAAAGAACGCGTAAGGCGTGCTTTTGAAATGGCTATAGAAGCTCATGCCGGTATGCGTAGAAAATCTGGCGAGCCTTACATTTATCACCCCATAGCCGTAGCTCGCATTGTTAGTGAAGAAATAGGATTGGCAGCCACTTCTATTATTTGTGCTTTGCTACACGATACTGTAGAAGATACCGAACTGACTCTTGAAGATATAGAACAAGCTTTTGATAAAGACACTGCCAAAATTGTTGATGGGTTAACCAAAATATCCGGTGTTTTTGATGTAAATACCTCTGGGCAAGCAGAAAATTTTAGAAAATTACTCCTTACCCTTACCGATGATATAAGAGTAGTAATGGTAAAGCTGGCAGACAGGCTACATAATATGCGTACATTGGGTAGCATGCCTAAAGAAAAGCAACTTAAAATAGCTTCAGAAACGGAATATTTGTATGCTCCCATAGCACACCGTATGGGTTTGTATGCAGTAAAAACCGAGCTAGAAGATTTGGCAATGAAATACAGAGTGCCCGATGTGTATAAAATGATAGCCACCAAGCTAAATGAAACCAAGCGGTCAAGAGCAAGGTATATCAATAATTTTATTGGGCCACTTAAAGATTTATTAGATAAAACAGGGCTTAAATTAGAAATTTACGGTCGCCCAAAGTCTATACATTCTATATGGCGAAAAATGGAAAAGCAAAAAGTGAATTTTGAGCAAGTTTACGATTTGTTTGCTATTAGAATAATAATAGATAGTGATGAAAAACATGAAAAAAGCGATTGTTGGAATGTATATTCCATTATAACAGATTTGTACCGACCTAATCCCAATAGATTGCGAGATTGGATTTCTAACCCAAAATCAAATGGGTATGAAGCTTTGCATACCACCGTTATAGGACCCAATGGAAAGTGGGTAGAAGTGCAAATACGTTCTAAGCGTATGCACGAAATAGCCGAAAAAGGAGTGGCGGCACACTGGAAATATAAAGAAGGAGGCGTACAAGTAGATGACGGTATAGACCAATGGCTGGCAAGCATACAAAGTTTGCTAAACGACAAAGAGCAAAATGCACTTGAAATGGTTAACAATGTAAAAATGAATCTTTTCAGTGCCGAAATATTTGTTTTTACTCCTAAAGGCGATTTAAAACGATTAAAAAGAGGTTCTACCGCTTTAGATTTTGCTTACGATGTCCATTCTGCCATAGGCAATGCTTGTATAGGAGCTAAAGTAAACCAACGCTTAGTGCCATTAAGTTACGAGCTTAAAACAGGCGACCAAATAGAAATATTAACTTCTAAAAAGCAAAAGCCAAGTGAGGATTGGTTGAGTTTTGTGGCTACAGGAAAAGCAAAAAATGCCATACGCAAAGCAGTTAATGAAGAAATTAGAAGAGTAGCCGAAGACGGCAAGCAAATACTGGAAAGAAAGCTTAAACAACTTAAAATAAATAATACAGAAGATAATTATTGGACTTTAACTAATTATTTTAAATACAATTCGCCTATAGATTTTTTTGTAGCCGTATCCAGAAACAAAATACGTATAGGCGATTTTAAAAATTTAGAAGTAGCACATGGCGTAGTAAAATTGCCTAAACCCAAAATTGAGCCTAAAAAAGAAAAATTTGAGGAAGCTGTTACCCGAACACTTTCTAAAAATGCGGAGCTAACCATAATGGGACAAAGTTCTGACGATTTGGAATATTCTTTTGCTAAATGTTGTAGTCCTATACCTGGCGATGAAGTTTTTGGATTTATAACCATAAATGACGGTATAAAAATTCACCGTACCAATTGCCCAAATGCTGTGCAGCTAATGAGTAAGTATAGCTACAGAATAGTAAAAACAAAATGGAATACAGAAAGGGAAGTAGCTTACCTTACGGGCTTAAAACTGCATGGAATAGACAGCATGGGTATTATAAGTCAAGTTTCTAAAATTATTACTAACAATATGCATATCAATATGAAATCTATTTCTTTTGAAAGCAAAGATGGAATTTATGAAGGAACAATAATGCTATATGTTACAGATAGCGAACAACTTGATAATGTTATAGCTCAAATGAAAGCCATAGAAGGATTAGTATCTGTTTCTCGGTTTGAGATAGAAGAGGATATGTAG
- a CDS encoding alpha/beta hydrolase: MKIENIKITCHDGFVLAATLYIPQKLKAAVIIGTATGIKRGFYHSFASYLAENGYGVISYDNRCIGDSIQNNINNGNASLITWGSLDMPAVMEKLKMSFPNTKYHILGHSAGGQLIGLMPNYKDIASVFNIACSSGSVRNMKMPYRLKAIFFMRVFIPLNVLFFNKSNSQWLGMGEPLPKHVAKQWAKWCNGVGYIATDFGKAVKTHYYNEINIPAQWIYATDDDIANENNVKDMIRVFPNMKAEIIALNPKDYNLSEIGHMKFFSTKSKQLWSLAIEWFEKNTK; encoded by the coding sequence ATGAAAATTGAAAATATTAAAATAACATGCCATGATGGTTTTGTATTGGCAGCCACACTATATATACCGCAAAAATTAAAAGCAGCTGTTATAATAGGAACAGCTACGGGAATAAAACGTGGGTTTTATCATTCCTTTGCAAGTTACTTAGCAGAAAATGGATACGGAGTTATTTCGTACGATAATAGATGTATTGGAGATTCAATACAAAATAATATTAATAATGGAAATGCTTCTTTAATTACTTGGGGAAGTTTAGATATGCCGGCAGTAATGGAAAAACTTAAAATGTCTTTTCCCAATACAAAGTATCACATATTGGGGCATAGTGCCGGAGGGCAACTTATAGGATTAATGCCAAACTATAAGGATATAGCTTCTGTATTTAATATTGCCTGTTCATCAGGAAGTGTAAGAAATATGAAAATGCCATATCGTTTAAAAGCTATTTTCTTTATGCGTGTTTTTATTCCGTTAAATGTTCTGTTTTTTAATAAATCAAATTCACAATGGCTGGGTATGGGAGAGCCACTTCCTAAACACGTTGCAAAACAATGGGCTAAATGGTGCAATGGAGTAGGCTATATAGCTACCGATTTTGGCAAAGCCGTTAAAACACATTATTACAATGAAATAAATATTCCTGCACAATGGATATATGCTACAGATGATGATATAGCCAATGAAAATAATGTAAAAGATATGATACGCGTTTTCCCTAACATGAAAGCAGAAATAATTGCCTTAAACCCTAAAGATTATAATTTAAGCGAAATAGGACACATGAAATTTTTTAGTACAAAAAGTAAGCAACTTTGGTCTTTAGCTATAGAGTGGTTTGAAAAAAATACAAAATAG
- a CDS encoding transcriptional repressor, with the protein MLANTEVIEQVKDIFATYLEKNGLRKTSERFAILEEIYSREDHFEAETLYIDLKNNNFNVSRATVYNTLDLLNSCDLIKKHQFGKNLAQYEKSYGYKQHDHIICVKCSKVVEFCDPRVQQIKNLMGGLLDFEITHHSLNLFGYCSSCQKNKNTKNNSN; encoded by the coding sequence GTGTTAGCCAATACAGAAGTAATAGAACAAGTAAAAGATATTTTTGCCACTTATTTGGAGAAAAATGGATTGCGTAAAACATCTGAGCGTTTTGCCATACTGGAAGAAATATACTCAAGAGAAGACCATTTTGAAGCTGAAACTTTATACATTGATTTAAAAAACAATAATTTTAATGTAAGCAGAGCTACGGTTTATAATACTTTAGATTTATTAAACTCTTGCGATTTAATAAAAAAACATCAGTTTGGAAAAAATTTAGCTCAATACGAAAAATCTTATGGCTACAAACAGCACGACCATATTATATGCGTAAAATGCAGCAAAGTAGTAGAGTTTTGCGACCCACGTGTACAGCAAATAAAAAACTTAATGGGCGGACTGTTAGATTTTGAAATAACACACCATTCTCTAAATTTGTTTGGATATTGCAGTTCTTGCCAAAAAAATAAAAACACTAAAAATAATAGCAATTAA
- a CDS encoding STAS domain-containing protein, with amino-acid sequence MEISRIIEDKISYISLSGNLLGEKDSNPIIESISKSIENDSNLFVVDVKELQYVNSTGISALISILTKSRNAGGEMILINLPSQLKKILELTKLDKVFPLAEDKETAVKLLNR; translated from the coding sequence ATGGAAATAAGCAGAATAATTGAAGATAAAATCAGTTATATTTCACTAAGTGGAAATTTACTTGGAGAAAAAGATTCTAACCCTATAATTGAATCTATATCAAAAAGCATAGAAAATGACAGCAACCTTTTTGTGGTTGATGTTAAAGAGCTTCAATATGTAAATAGTACAGGAATATCTGCTTTAATTAGCATATTAACCAAAAGTAGAAATGCAGGCGGAGAAATGATATTAATCAATTTACCAAGTCAGCTAAAAAAAATATTAGAACTTACAAAATTAGACAAAGTATTTCCTTTAGCCGAAGATAAAGAAACAGCAGTAAAACTTTTAAACAGATAA
- a CDS encoding adenylosuccinate synthase, protein MGNVDVLVGLQWGDEGKGKIVDYLAPKYDIIARFQGGPNAGHTLVVNNEKIVLHTIPSGILHENTYNLIGNGVVINPITLCQEIAKVKTWGVDLKKYLIISEKAHLILPTHKVLDAASEAAKGKEKIGSTLRGIGPTYMDKTGRNGLRIGDILTADFKAKYQKLKEKHLQMLKMYDFEFDITAEEKEWFASIEELKAYKIVSGEYYVNNALSAGKNILAEGAQGSMLDIDFGTYPFVTSSNTISSGACNGLGVAPNKIKEVIGISKAYCTRVGSGPFPSELNDAVGERIRQAGFEFGATTGRPRRCGWIDLVALRYACILNGVTQIALTKADVLNDFDTIKACTSYTINGKPTNELPFELTDDIQCNYTDYPGWKDNLDALNYENVPNALKSYVLELEKYLDTPVSMVSTGPEREKLLIKDVVNV, encoded by the coding sequence ATGGGAAATGTAGATGTATTAGTAGGTTTACAATGGGGCGATGAAGGAAAAGGAAAAATAGTAGATTATTTAGCACCCAAATACGATATAATAGCTCGTTTTCAAGGTGGACCAAATGCAGGACACACCTTAGTGGTTAATAACGAAAAAATAGTTTTACACACCATTCCATCGGGCATTTTGCACGAAAATACTTACAATTTAATAGGCAATGGAGTAGTAATTAATCCTATAACGCTTTGCCAAGAAATAGCCAAAGTAAAAACGTGGGGCGTAGATTTAAAAAAGTACTTAATTATTTCTGAAAAAGCACATTTAATATTACCTACACACAAAGTGTTAGACGCTGCCAGCGAAGCCGCCAAAGGAAAAGAAAAAATAGGTTCAACACTTAGAGGAATAGGGCCTACTTATATGGATAAAACAGGCAGAAATGGCTTGCGTATAGGCGATATATTGACAGCCGATTTTAAAGCAAAATATCAAAAATTAAAGGAAAAACACCTACAAATGCTTAAAATGTACGATTTTGAGTTTGATATTACAGCCGAAGAAAAAGAATGGTTTGCCAGTATTGAAGAATTAAAAGCCTACAAAATTGTTTCGGGTGAATATTATGTAAATAATGCTTTAAGTGCAGGTAAAAATATTTTAGCAGAAGGAGCACAAGGAAGCATGTTAGATATAGATTTTGGTACTTATCCTTTTGTTACCTCTTCAAATACTATTTCTTCCGGTGCTTGCAATGGCTTAGGTGTAGCTCCCAATAAAATAAAAGAAGTAATAGGTATATCAAAAGCATATTGCACCAGAGTGGGAAGTGGGCCTTTTCCATCGGAACTCAACGATGCAGTAGGCGAAAGAATAAGACAAGCAGGCTTTGAATTTGGTGCCACCACCGGCAGACCAAGACGCTGTGGGTGGATAGATTTAGTGGCACTTCGTTATGCTTGTATCTTAAATGGCGTTACTCAAATAGCACTTACTAAAGCAGATGTTTTAAATGATTTTGACACTATAAAAGCTTGCACAAGTTATACCATAAATGGAAAACCCACCAATGAATTGCCTTTTGAATTAACAGATGACATTCAATGCAATTATACGGACTACCCAGGTTGGAAAGATAATTTAGATGCTTTAAATTATGAAAATGTACCTAATGCTTTAAAATCTTATGTTTTAGAACTTGAAAAGTATTTAGATACGCCTGTTTCTATGGTTTCTACAGGGCCAGAGAGAGAGAAACTACTGATAAAAGACGTAGTTAATGTTTAA